A stretch of DNA from Nonlabens ponticola:
AATTTACAGGTATTCTTACTGGTAAAGGCCGTTCCTACGGCGGTTCATTGATGCGCCCAGAAGCTACAGGGTACGGTAATGTGTATTTTGCCGAAAATATGTTGAACACACGCGGCGAGAAGATTGAAGGTAAGCGCGTGACCATTTCAGGATCTGGTAATGTAGCACAATATGCTGCAGAAAAGATAATACAACTAGGAGGTAAAGTAGTCACCATGTCAGATAGTGATGGATTTATTTATGATGAAGAAGGTATCGATGCAGAAAAGCTCGATCACATCATGTACATCAAGAACGAGAAGCGTGGTCGTATCAAGGAATATCTAGAGAAATATCCAGATGCAAAATTTCATGCAGACGAGCGTCCATGGGGCATCGAGTGTGAGATCGCATTACCATGTGCCACTCAAAACGAACTTAATGGTGAAGAAGCTAAAACACTCGTGGACAACGGCTGTATTTGTGTGGGTGAAGGCGCAAACATGCCTTGTACACCAGACGCCGTTGAGGTTTTCAAGGACAAGAAAATATTATTTAGTCCTGGTAAGGCGAGTAATGCTGGAGGCGTTGCGACCAGTGGTCTTGAGATGTCACAAAATTCCCTGCGCTACAGCTGGACTGCCGAAGAGGTGGACAACAAACTACATGGTATCATGAATGATATTCACGAGGCTTGCGTCAAGTACGGTAAGGAAGATGATGGCTACATTGATTATGTCAAGGGCGCTAACATTGCAGGCTTTGTAAAGGTGGCAGATGCTATGCTCGCACAAGGCATCGTGTAACGTTTACATATTTATATCTGTTACGCTTTCGCGAAAGCGTAATCATCAACAAACCCTTGATCACCATCAAGGGTTTTTTTATACCATTATAGAAAGAGTATTTTTGCCACTGCTCAAATCATATAATTGATGCAGCAGCGTTACCCTAACATGAGATTAACCATATTGTTTATCATCGCCAGTAGTTTGCTGGTCACCGCACAGGATTTCACAGACTCGTGGGTAGGCTATTTTAGCTTTACAGAGATCGTAGATATAGAATCGAGCGATTCACAGATATATGCGGCCAGTGAAAATGCCGTTTTTATCTATGATATTGCCAGTCGTAAGTTTACAACGCTCACGACCGTTAATGGATTGAGCGGTGATCGCATATCCCAAATTCATTACAATGAGTTGAGCGATCAACTAGTAATAGGGTATGAGAATGGCCTGATACAAGTGCAAGAGGATGATGTGATTTTTGATGTGGTCGCTATTAGGGATAAGCAAATTATCGATCCAGATCGCAAGAGAATCAACGAGTTTCTACAAGTAGATCAATTGCTGTACCTCGCTACAGATTTTGGGATTGCAATTT
This window harbors:
- the gdhA gene encoding NADP-specific glutamate dehydrogenase, whose amino-acid sequence is MEKNIQDFIDLIKKRNPNEPEFIQAVTEVAEVVIPFIEDNPKYAGDKLLERMAESERVTMFRVPWTDDNNEVHVNRGYRIQMNSAIGPYKGGLRFHPSVNLSILKFLAFEQVFKNSLTTLPMGGGKGGSDFDPKGKSDREVMRFCQSFMTELQRVIGPDTDVPAGDIGVGAREIGYMFGQYKKIRNEFTGILTGKGRSYGGSLMRPEATGYGNVYFAENMLNTRGEKIEGKRVTISGSGNVAQYAAEKIIQLGGKVVTMSDSDGFIYDEEGIDAEKLDHIMYIKNEKRGRIKEYLEKYPDAKFHADERPWGIECEIALPCATQNELNGEEAKTLVDNGCICVGEGANMPCTPDAVEVFKDKKILFSPGKASNAGGVATSGLEMSQNSLRYSWTAEEVDNKLHGIMNDIHEACVKYGKEDDGYIDYVKGANIAGFVKVADAMLAQGIV